The DNA segment CCCACTCATCATCAACGGCATCAACTTTTGTATTATTCGGTCGGTATAATTCATTTTGTAATTGCATATTGTATGGCGGGTCGGCGAAAATCATATCAAAAGTATTATCCTTGATTTTTTTCATCACTCCCAAACAATCGCCAACAATAATTTTGTTGATTATTTCAGTTTCGTCATTAAAGGTTTTAATTTTTTTAATATCGATATTCATATTGCTTTCTATTTTATTAAATCGTCCACCTTAACGCCCGGCGCTTTGGCGATTTTCGCTATAATTTCAATTGTTTGTTCGATTATCTTGTTTGCCAGCTTCAATTTTGGCGATTGTATGAAAAGCCAAATTTGCTTATCTCCTTACCTCAGAGTATCAAAAATAATCCTTTTTAGCAAAAATTAAAACGTCCAAAAATGCCTTCAAAATTGCGGAAAAATACCATGGCGAAGCGAAGCCCGCTTTCGTCCCGCTATAAGCGGGGCTTCGGCGAAGCGAAGGCGGAGGGGACAGGAATCGAACCTGCAAGCCCTTGCGAGCGCACGCTTTCCAAGCGTGTTCCTTGCCATTCGGAGCACCCCTCCAAGATTTAATTTTAAATTTTCAATCCGCGTAAGGCTGCTATCCGCTCCTCTATCGGCGGATGAGTCATAAATAATTTGGCAGACCAGCTTGTTTTCTGTTCTCCTTTAAATGGAGAAGCGATGAAAAGATGAGCCGTGGAATCATTAGCTGCTTTCATCGGATTAGGGTC comes from the Candidatus Nealsonbacteria bacterium CG07_land_8_20_14_0_80_39_13 genome and includes:
- a CDS encoding modification methylase — translated: MNIDIKKIKTFNDETEIINKIIVGDCLGVMKKIKDNTFDMIFADPPYNMQLQNELYRPNNTKVDAVDDEWDQFNGFGHYDEFSKAWLQEAKRVLKKNGTIWVIGSYHNIFRVGNIMQDMG